The Carnobacterium divergens genome includes a window with the following:
- a CDS encoding sensor histidine kinase: MKEILFAFTENIGLFYLIYQFLSKNISLKTLTIAYILCSALESLLAVTVGNIITFPFLFIFTALFTYWLTRNFVTSVLTLFSTIILFATAQYASGFMMVLIGKPTGNYNSTQISTTILFFIINYAIIYVSSFFIIKVLSLAKKTTILFSKKVYLGTLLTLLALIVAFFFTTSSLEKYYENDHTILQVTNALFLAFGVIIMFTFTILFKSLTRETEVQKRKLELDQLRIYSNKLEENYQEYRKFRHDYLNMYTGMVGYIETKDMAGLERYFTEHIVPISQSITTNLIKLADLYRIEIPELKGLVATKLLLAQEKGMDISCEVPTPVTRINMDILDLCTAIGILLDNAIEATESIENGKIRLSFITYEDRILITIENQVEDLLVPIYQLFEHGFSTKGSDRGLGLWNLSEMMDKSDVIHLDTSIENHYFIQQLNIMEESTYD, from the coding sequence TATCCAAAAATATAAGTTTAAAAACGCTAACTATAGCTTATATTTTATGCAGTGCACTTGAAAGCTTATTGGCGGTGACAGTCGGAAATATTATTACATTTCCTTTTTTATTTATTTTTACAGCTTTGTTTACCTATTGGCTCACAAGAAATTTTGTAACCAGTGTTTTAACCCTATTTTCTACCATTATTTTATTTGCGACTGCACAATATGCATCTGGATTTATGATGGTCTTAATAGGAAAACCTACTGGAAATTATAATTCCACTCAAATTAGTACTACTATTTTGTTCTTTATTATTAATTATGCAATTATTTATGTATCTTCATTTTTTATCATTAAAGTTCTTAGTTTGGCTAAAAAAACAACAATTCTATTTTCGAAGAAAGTTTATTTAGGAACTCTTTTAACCTTACTAGCACTAATTGTTGCATTCTTTTTTACCACTAGCTCTTTAGAAAAATATTATGAAAATGATCATACTATTTTACAAGTAACAAATGCTTTATTTTTAGCGTTTGGTGTTATAATCATGTTTACTTTTACAATTTTATTTAAATCATTAACCCGTGAAACAGAAGTTCAAAAGAGAAAATTAGAGTTGGATCAGCTTCGAATTTATAGCAATAAACTAGAAGAAAACTACCAAGAATATCGTAAGTTTCGGCATGATTATTTAAACATGTATACCGGTATGGTGGGGTATATCGAAACGAAAGATATGGCGGGCTTAGAACGCTATTTTACAGAACATATTGTTCCTATTAGTCAATCCATTACGACAAATTTAATTAAACTAGCAGATCTTTATCGGATTGAAATACCTGAACTAAAAGGCTTAGTTGCAACAAAATTATTGCTTGCCCAAGAAAAAGGCATGGATATCAGTTGCGAAGTCCCTACCCCTGTGACACGAATTAATATGGATATTTTAGATTTATGTACAGCTATTGGGATTTTATTAGACAACGCAATTGAAGCAACAGAATCGATTGAAAATGGCAAAATCCGTCTTTCTTTCATCACATACGAAGACCGTATCTTGATTACAATCGAAAATCAGGTTGAAGATTTGCTTGTTCCTATTTATCAACTATTTGAGCATGGGTTTTCAACAAAAGGTTCTGATCGCGGTTTAGGACTTTGGAATTTATCAGAAATGATGGATAAGTCTGATGTGATTCATTTAGATACTTCAATTGAAAATCATTATTTTATTCAGCAATTAAATATTATGGAGGAATCAACTTATGACTGA
- a CDS encoding LytR/AlgR family response regulator transcription factor, producing MTELFICEDNPAIAKQITAHAANVIEENKLNFTIKLTTSNPTTLLNIVNSSKEPGVYFLDIDLGSNVMDGIELAQKIRELDPRGFIIFITSDTEKFQHTFKYKIEALDYIVKQDTDNLEQRLLECLTTILSRNPKNNEQSLFSIKDGTRIITEKYSNILFFEVSSKVHKIKMHSLTKQAEFYGSLKDVETELLKHNFFRCHQSYLINLTNVKEVDVKNRFVYMINGQKCEVSYRALTELKKMMKKA from the coding sequence ATGACTGAACTTTTTATTTGTGAAGATAATCCAGCGATTGCCAAACAAATTACCGCTCATGCGGCTAATGTGATTGAAGAAAATAAGTTAAATTTCACAATAAAATTAACAACCAGTAATCCTACGACATTATTGAATATCGTCAATTCATCTAAAGAACCTGGTGTCTATTTCTTAGATATTGATTTAGGCAGTAATGTTATGGATGGCATCGAACTCGCTCAAAAAATTCGTGAATTAGACCCTCGTGGTTTTATTATTTTTATTACGTCTGACACAGAAAAATTTCAACATACCTTTAAATATAAAATTGAAGCGTTGGATTATATCGTCAAGCAAGATACCGACAACTTAGAGCAACGCTTGCTTGAATGTTTAACAACCATCCTTTCTCGTAACCCAAAAAATAATGAACAGTCGCTATTTAGCATTAAGGATGGCACGCGTATTATTACTGAGAAATACAGCAATATTTTATTTTTCGAAGTTTCTTCTAAAGTCCATAAAATCAAAATGCATTCATTGACTAAACAAGCTGAGTTTTACGGTTCTCTTAAAGACGTAGAGACTGAATTGTTAAAGCATAACTTTTTCCGTTGTCATCAGTCGTATTTAATCAATTTGACAAATGTTAAAGAAGTCGATGTTAAAAATCGTTTTGTGTATATGATTAATGGTCAAAAATGTGAAGTCTCTTACCGAGCCTTGACTGAACTCAAAAAAATGATGAAGAAAGCTTAA